Proteins encoded in a region of the Bacteroidales bacterium genome:
- a CDS encoding DNA polymerase III subunit gamma/tau, translating into MENFIVSARKYRPVTFDTVVGQNAITSTLKNAIRNNHLAQSFLFCGPRGVGKTTCARILAKTINCENLTSNVEACNQCKPCLSFNTSNSFNVFELDAASNNSVDDIRNLIDQVRIPPQIGQYKIYIIDEVHMLSSSAFNAFLKTLEEPPVYAKFILATTEKHKIIPTILSRCQIFDFNRITIDDIAKHLAYVAQSENVEAETDALHIIAQKADGALRDALSIFDQIVSFAGGNGITYKTVIENLNVLDYDYFFHVTDYLLQGNIPSTLLILNDVIEHGFDGHHFISGLGEHFRNLLVCKDASTLKLLEVGDNIRDKYKSQAQSCPIDFLLKTLDVVAKCDVNYKTANNKRLLLELALMQMCCILQQSNPANIKSETIKPIVKTSTTPVVQQKEIAKPIEEKKTEAPVVQNENVVNETPPVKQVVKKIVTGTSSILENLAEEEESKLSKQSSSQVNDNFEKPQEKYTPEQFEKAWLKFAGHYKNTNPDYYSTLTSRMPVLKEENLIELTIENKVQEKEISDRKLDILSFIRKELNNYSIQLQTVINKSAEKIKPFTPQDKFNKMAEKNPAIKKLKNEFDLEIDF; encoded by the coding sequence ATGGAAAATTTTATTGTATCGGCAAGGAAGTATAGGCCTGTAACATTTGATACGGTTGTGGGGCAGAATGCCATTACTTCTACGTTAAAAAATGCGATCCGAAATAATCATCTTGCACAGTCGTTTCTGTTTTGCGGACCACGTGGAGTTGGCAAAACTACATGTGCGCGGATACTTGCAAAAACTATTAACTGCGAGAATTTGACATCAAATGTTGAAGCTTGTAACCAGTGTAAGCCTTGTCTTTCTTTTAATACATCAAACTCATTCAATGTTTTTGAACTTGATGCTGCTTCGAATAATTCGGTTGATGATATAAGGAACCTTATTGATCAGGTGCGAATACCGCCGCAAATAGGGCAATACAAGATATATATCATCGATGAGGTTCACATGTTGTCGTCTTCTGCTTTTAATGCTTTTCTTAAAACTCTTGAAGAACCACCGGTATATGCAAAATTTATTCTGGCTACAACGGAGAAACATAAAATAATTCCTACGATACTTTCACGCTGCCAGATTTTTGATTTTAATCGCATAACTATTGATGATATTGCAAAACATTTAGCATATGTTGCACAAAGTGAAAATGTAGAAGCAGAAACTGACGCATTACATATCATTGCCCAGAAAGCTGATGGTGCATTGCGCGATGCACTTTCTATTTTTGACCAGATAGTAAGTTTTGCCGGAGGAAATGGAATTACTTACAAAACAGTTATTGAAAATCTAAATGTTCTTGATTACGATTACTTTTTTCATGTTACCGATTATTTATTACAGGGAAATATTCCTTCAACACTTTTGATTTTAAATGATGTGATTGAACATGGCTTTGATGGGCATCATTTCATCAGCGGGCTGGGCGAGCATTTCAGAAATCTTCTTGTTTGCAAAGACGCTTCAACATTAAAACTTCTTGAAGTGGGCGATAATATTCGCGATAAATATAAAAGCCAGGCACAAAGTTGTCCAATTGACTTTCTGCTTAAAACCCTTGATGTTGTTGCAAAGTGCGATGTAAATTATAAAACAGCAAATAATAAACGTTTACTTTTAGAACTTGCATTGATGCAAATGTGCTGTATCCTTCAGCAAAGTAATCCGGCAAATATAAAATCCGAAACGATAAAGCCTATTGTCAAAACCAGCACTACTCCTGTAGTTCAGCAAAAAGAAATTGCAAAACCTATTGAAGAAAAAAAAACCGAAGCTCCTGTAGTGCAAAATGAAAATGTTGTAAATGAAACTCCACCGGTTAAACAAGTTGTTAAAAAAATTGTAACAGGAACCAGTTCAATATTGGAGAACCTTGCCGAGGAAGAAGAAAGTAAATTATCGAAACAATCTTCATCCCAGGTTAACGATAATTTTGAAAAGCCACAAGAAAAATACACTCCAGAACAATTTGAAAAAGCCTGGTTAAAATTTGCCGGACATTATAAAAATACAAACCCGGATTACTATAGTACACTTACATCACGGATGCCTGTGCTGAAAGAAGAAAATTTGATTGAACTTACTATTGAGAATAAAGTTCAGGAAAAAGAAATCAGCGACAGAAAATTGGATATTCTATCTTTCATTAGAAAAGAATTGAATAATTATAGTATTCAATTACAAACGGTGATTAATAAAAGCGCTGAAAAAATAAAACCATTTACACCACAAGATAAATTCAATAAAATGGCTGAAAAAAATCCGGCAATTAAAAAATTAAAAAATGAATTTGATTTGGAGATAGATTTTTAA
- a CDS encoding Dabb family protein, giving the protein MVKHIVFWTFHETAEGRSKEENIQLAINGLEGLKNKIPSVRKLETGINITHRDGAFDLALYCEFENISGLKEYQEHPEHIKIIQLLKNIRNKRVYIDYEI; this is encoded by the coding sequence ATGGTAAAACATATTGTTTTTTGGACATTTCACGAAACAGCCGAAGGCAGAAGCAAAGAAGAAAATATTCAGCTTGCGATAAATGGACTTGAAGGTTTAAAAAATAAAATACCTTCAGTAAGAAAACTTGAAACAGGCATTAATATTACTCATAGAGATGGAGCTTTTGATCTTGCGTTGTATTGCGAATTTGAAAATATTTCAGGATTAAAAGAATACCAGGAACATCCTGAACATATTAAGATAATTCAATTACTGAAAAATATTCGCAATAAACGTGTTTATATTGATTATGAAATTTAA
- a CDS encoding DUF6089 family protein → MKKIIIILFCTYSFALNVSAQRNEIGILLGTTYYLGDLNPYKHFLLSKPAGGIIYRYIFNPRWALKIDGLYGNVEGDDAVAKFNEQRNLSFKSHIFEISPQLELNFLPYITGNKEKNYFTPYIFGGIAIFSFNPKAEYNGTWYDLKPLGTEGQGTSQYSSVRKPYSLTNISFPFGLGFKYSIGKKVSVGLEWGLRKTITDYIDDVSTTYADPAILSAENGVVAAALADKTGDSDNTGLQRGNSVTKDWYSFVGGFITFKFKTGGDIPCPGVSSKHHKFRDFLRKD, encoded by the coding sequence ATGAAAAAAATAATTATAATACTGTTTTGTACTTACTCTTTTGCTTTGAATGTTTCTGCTCAACGTAATGAAATTGGCATTCTGCTGGGAACAACATACTATCTTGGCGATTTGAATCCATATAAACATTTTCTTCTGTCAAAACCAGCAGGAGGCATTATTTACAGGTATATTTTCAATCCGCGGTGGGCTTTAAAAATTGATGGACTGTACGGAAATGTTGAAGGTGATGATGCTGTTGCAAAATTTAATGAACAACGTAATCTTAGTTTTAAATCTCATATTTTTGAAATATCTCCTCAACTGGAGTTGAATTTTCTGCCTTATATTACCGGTAATAAAGAAAAAAATTATTTCACACCATACATCTTTGGAGGCATTGCAATTTTCAGTTTTAACCCTAAAGCAGAATATAACGGTACTTGGTATGACTTAAAACCGCTTGGAACCGAAGGACAAGGAACTTCACAATATTCTTCTGTACGAAAACCATATTCACTAACCAATATATCGTTTCCTTTTGGACTGGGATTTAAATATAGTATCGGGAAAAAAGTTTCAGTTGGTTTAGAATGGGGTTTACGAAAAACTATTACTGATTACATTGATGATGTAAGCACCACATATGCTGACCCAGCAATACTTTCTGCCGAAAATGGTGTCGTTGCAGCAGCTCTGGCCGACAAAACAGGTGATAGCGATAATACCGGATTACAGCGAGGAAATTCCGTTACCAAAGATTGGTATTCTTTCGTCGGAGGATTTATTACTTTTAAATTTAAAACTGGCGGTGATATTCCATGTCCCGGCGTTAGCAGCAAACATCATAAGTTTAGAGATTTTTTAAGAAAAGATTGA